DNA sequence from the Desmodus rotundus isolate HL8 chromosome 4, HLdesRot8A.1, whole genome shotgun sequence genome:
tttctttccagaaactaCGGGAGTGCTCAAAACTCCAAAGGATGGGCATATCAGAGACCCAGGGGCCAACCTGACTTGACTCCCAATAGCCAAGCTAGAATGatttaagcaacaaaataaacattatcCAGAGTATAAAAGAAGTATACATGAGTCCATATTgatataaataactaaataaataaatgggggggGGCGCAAATCTTTGTCACGATTTTCAAGCACTACACATAGATATGCCCCCTTCCAGGGGGGAGAACATAATCTTGCCCACCCTCCACTTCCCAAAGACTGGACTTGATGACTGGCTTCCAAAGAACACAAGTACGGAAAGGGAAAATAGTACCTTTACAGTGGGGATAGCTAACAGACACTACTTTAACCAAGTATCTAAAGTTATCACATCAACTTGATAGTATTCAACTCATATGACTTGATGAGAACCCTTCACGTCTGTGATTTTCCTCCTAAAACTCCATAACCACAGTCCAAtcatgaggaaaacatcagacaaacccaaattgagggacattctacaaaacatCTGACcggtaatttttaaaactatcaaGTTTATGAAAAACAAGGGAAGACTGAGGAACCACCATAGACCAGAGGTTGAACAGACATGACTAAATGCAGTGTGTTCTGGATTGGATCCTGAAAAGGAAAAGTGACATTAGTGGAACAGTTAGTGCAATCCAAGTAAAGTTGAATTTGATTAATAGTAATTACCAATATCGGCTTCTTAACAACTGTTTCATGGTtatgttaaaatgttaacattaggggTAGGAAATATAGAGGAAgcctttacattattttttgcaacttttttggtaaatctaaaattattccaagatagtaagtttttaaaaacctgaacaTATAAAAACAGCTTCTACTGAGTTTTGTATATGACcgtgaattaaatatttaaaaagatattctggGTTTGTCTTCTTGAGAAAGCCAATGCTGCTAAGAAAGTCCATGACTTTATTATGTTTCAAGTTCCTCAGTCAAgtattttaatagtaaatattgataaagattaaatattgATAATGACTTATAAAACTGTACCTTTAAAAAAGTCTGAGAAGTATCAGTTAAGAGTTCCAAACATTAAGTTCCCAGTCTGCTCACTTGGCCGTGAGGGGACACACTTGCCTTGTCCACTGGAGGACACAGCTCTTGGCAGAAGAGCTGCCGCCATCTCAGTCTGGGTAAATGTCGGGTTCTCGGCGATGACGTATACAGTAAGTATGACTTTACACTGTCAATGGGTTGTGCGACTTTAAGTGCAACTTCGTAAAACAAAGCCAGTTTTACCACAGACTaactgatataaacaagagttaagtttctgTATCATCTCATCAGTGAtgttgaggacctgctgtatttaGTTAGGAATGTGGTCTTTTTTCcagaacatatttttctttcttccgaATTCTGCCTGTAATGACTTAAAAAGAACCACTTCTCCTGGTGGTGTATTTCTCTGAATTTCCAAGTAGTTTGCCTTAATAACGTTGATCACAGGTTACTCAAAAGATACATATGGCTTGGGATTCTGGGCTCAGGAAAGCTGACAGCCAGCAGCGTGCAAAGAGTAGATGAGGACCACAACTGAGCTTTCTAAGGGGCTGAAAAGCTCTCCACACTCACATTTTCAGAGGCAGTTGAGGTTGTGGGATTTGCTCTTAAACATGTTAATTTTTCGTGGAAGTGAGAGATTTATAAAAGACAGTTCTTTGTATCTTGCTTTGCCATCCCTTTTGACCCCACATTAAGAAGACTTAATCAGCCCCCCAACAATATCAAGAACAATTCTTGTTAAGTGCACTTAATAAAAATACCCCAGAATATACCATGACGAGCAAGTTAGGGACTAAAGACCAAAGCGTAACAGAATATAACGCTATGATGTGCATATTAAACTTTTCACTTGTCTCATTAAATCCGTCTTTTCTCCAATTTAGgcaaagattataaaatatgacATTTGTCAGAGGAGTGGCTCATAAAATGGGAGGCTGTGCTTCTGAATTTTATTCACATCACTTCCTAGCTATGTTACGTAATACCTACATGTCTTGGTTTTGCTCCCTAAGAGGTCACCAGCGAATGGTCCAATTTTATAGGAGAAGCAGACATGGAGACCCTGTCCTTGTAATTAGTCCTCGCATTAATAGAAGTGTGACTTCCTTATGTGTTCAATGGGCTACAGAAAAACAGCATATTTTGTAttaattaaaatagagaaaaaataaagtcaggtCCTTCAGGCATAAATgtgtatttcaaattttttagTACACAAATAATACTTCTGAGTGATGGTCTCCCCATATGTCCAAATAAGGTAATGCTGAACATACATTATAATGAATTTCAcatttgacttcattttttttgttctgcAAATATGGTAACACGCACCTCTTCCCGACACTGGCCCAGACAACCTGGCACAGTAAGGCAGCAACGTACCCAGGAACAAAACCTCCCCGCCTTTTTCTTTAGTTtgaagttttgtgtgtgtgtgtgtgtgtgtgtgtgcgtttttaaagattttacttatttatttttagagagaagagaagggagggagagagaaggagagaaacatcaatgtgagagttGCCTGTCACgtgtcccccaccagggacctggcccacagcccaggcatgtgccctgactgggagtcaaacctgcaaccctttggttcacaggctgggacttaatccactgagccacaccagacagggctgttttagggggttttctttgtttttagtttgaGGTTTTAATGTCAAAATAAGGTCTTACAATAAGAATAAGGCAGCTTTATGCTGTAAAAACCACTAGTTCTTTGCCAAAGGTTATGTTCTTTCATCCTCATCAGCTGTCACCGCCTGTCAGCATCTTCTTCAAAGATCAGTTTTTTCTTCGTGGCGACACCAACAGGCGGCTCGTTGGCTGTCCAGGTACGGTTTACAGCCTAAATGTATAACACTGTCAAACAAGAGCTCCACTGCTGCTTCACACGCTGCAAAGTAAGCAAAGTGCCATTACTGTGGGGAAATGTCAAAGCACCGCGCTCTCTTCACACGTCACATGTTCCAGTACAGCGTCAAGCACCTCCTCCGTGGGCACTTAGGTGTATGTGGACAAAGTCTTCGCAAACCAGAAACATATATCCACGTGTACAAAGACTTCGTTTCAGCCTCGTGACCATGTGTCTACTGTTTCTTTGCATGCAACTGTTTGACCCAATTTTCTGTATTAGACAAATGAGTCTCTCTCAATAGCACTGATCAACCAGCTCATCACTGTTAATTTTcctctcatctgaaaaatatcaTTGTTAGAGGTGCCTAATAACACTTACATTTGCATTTCAAGGGAAGATTTTTAGgtgcagaaaaaataaaggtcAAAAACGGAGAAACATCAAAACATTTAATCTGGCCAATGGCTTCTAAGAACTGACCACACATCATTTAAGATGCTCGAAGCAAATGCACCAAGTGTGTTTCTTTGACCAATATCCAAATTTAGCTTGGGATGGGAGGTAAGAATCAAAGTGGTTTTCAACTGGTAggatttaacaatttttttttaagactataaaaaagaaaatggatttacTTTGGAACACCCAGGTGAGATTATCTTAATACACTATACTTGTAGAGAGACTGCACAGAGGGGCTTCCAGTTGTCCAAATACATCCAGTTTCAAATATTCATGTTAAGaaagttttcattataaaatcatCACATTATCAAAGTTCCCCCAAAGACTGTGCCATTAAGGAACACAACCGATCACAGAAGTGTGAAGGCTGTTATCATTAAATGAAAGATTGAAAGGAATTTGGTGTCACCATTGAGCTGCGTTGGTATGACctcagataagaaaacaggaaacaccTGCCCCTGCGCTTCAGCTGTGCAAGTTTACCTGAGCCGAAAGCATGGGGGGGACTCAAAGGAGGTGTGTTCAAGTTCCACCTAGAGAAGAGATTCCTTCTCTGACAGTTATTGGTAGGGTTTCAGAGTCAGACCTATGCGCCTGTTTGGGGAATACTGTAGTAGACAGAACACACGTTTCAGAGTCAGAAGTATGTCAGTTCGAGCAAGTTATTTCTTTccgaacctcagttttcttcctaGAAAAATGGGTATAACAGCACCTACTTCTTGGACTTTTGtaaacctcaataaaaatatatctaaagtaTAGTCTCTTATGcaaagtactttaaaatgttaGTTTCCTTTTGTGCCCCTTCTAATTgcctttcctcttctgttttcagTATGTGGTACATTTTTTGGCTTGACAGTAAAGAAATCTTGTAACTGATAGCAACTGGGCAGTGATGTGTAAGCCCACAAATATCTCATTGTCCCCAACGACTCCGAGATGGGGGCCATCATCCTCACTTACAAATGGGACAGCAAAGTGCCTTTTCCCTTTTGCCTTGCATGCCTTCACTGTGATAATCATTACTGTGAATATGACTACAGGCTAAGTCCCGAACCCTCCTAGCCAACCACTGAACCTGGGGGTGCGCTGGGGGACCCTCCTGACACATACGTATGGAGAGAAAGAGTTAAGACTCAAATCTTCTAGAACTTCCTACTCTAAATCCAATGTGCTCTACTCTTAACTCACTGGAGCAGGGTTTCCAAGAACTTGCATGAATTCTCTCTGCCTCACAAAACCTTCTCTCACGGTTTCCTAACACTCTTAGCTTCCATGGCTATAAATCATTTCAGGTTACAAAATCATCGAGTCCTCATCTCAGAAAATCGAAGCGGCTGTGTTCCAACAGATAGTGTAAGACAGTGAAAGACTTCTGTTGGCAAGCCCTGCACCGAAACACAGAGCACTCCATAAACCTTGATGACCTGCGCTCATCCCCACGCCGCCGGATCACCCTCACCCTGAACGTGCTGGGCTAATCCGAGCGTCTTCTGCACCTCCCGGCAGATCTTGGACAGGCAGTACTGGAAGTCCTCGTCGCAGTCGTTCTTGCTTTTGCCACAGGTCTCATAGCACCTGTCGTGGTGGTTGCAGCACTTTGTCAGGGAAGGGATGCCAATATTAAGCTGAAAGAGGCATTTGGATGGATTACTGTTGATGAGACTCAAAACTCCACTGCTGAAGTTCTGCACTGAAATATCAATGAGAAATCAATGACAATGACTGCTGTATAGTCTCTAAAATCCATTCCTGCCCGCGAATGTTTTCCATCTTACATTTCCCTCCATGACCGCCACCACACGCACCCATGTAACTCTGTGGTCTGCCTCTCGGCCACGCCTTAGAACTCCCTCGTGGGCAATGGTAGAATCTTTACAGCTACCCGCCGGTAACGAACACAACTTCCAATTGCCCAAAGCacaaaacttacttttaaaaacagaaaggtaAGTCTGAGAGCATTTAAGGAGCTCTCCAGGAGCTGGGTGAGGAGGATTTTTGGATATTCCAAAGTATTTTGTACCTCATCCCCCCAACAGAACGTACTTCATATGAAACATCACTAAAAATGTTTAATCTCCTACAACTcaaattttgtttgttgttttgaggTTTAATCTTTATAAGTGTTCCTCTAGTCCCTAAAGATACTGTTCCCTTGAATCTATAATTCATATCTTTGactaatttaaattactttatatgTAAAACCCTTGTGTCTAAGAATCACTCTCACACATTTTCCCCATAACGTTTGGCTCAGATCCAGCTTCCCCTACCACAAACACACCGCTTAGACTAGTTTTAATATAGGAAATATTGTGCCTTATCTATACTTTTCATCCTAAGTAGTATTTCTCATATAATAAATCATATTTGTGGCACAAGGAAATATCACTTAAATGGTATTAACATCtacaagattaaaaaataaaacacgaCTTTTACTACATTTAGTTTTGTTAGGACTTGTTTTTTTAGctataaaagaatataataaaccTTATCACTATTACAACAAGTAAAATTATTTATGAGCCTAAGAACACATTGATAGTTTTGCATTATCAACAGTATTACATAACCTAACAACTGTAGAacttatcaaataaaaaataatatttacatgaaCACCAAACAGTGGAGAGCCACATCCATTCGGCGGGGAGGGTTTAAAACCGTAACGTGGGAAAGGCTTAGatcctataaaatataaatggtatCAGCATTAATTTTCAAATAGGGTAGAAAATACAGACGCAAAAAGGTCTACAATGTCCTAGACTAGCCTTGGAAATACTTAATATTTGGATGCTAACATAAGTGAGTATGTCTTTATTCTAATGAGCATTAAGAAGGCTAATTTGTCTACCttactatatttatttcttttagtgaaataagtataaatatatatatacacatttgtgATGGCTCATAAAATGTATAGTGGTGGttcataaaatgtaattatatttgtAAACCTACACCATGTAAAACATACAAAAGCTTATTCTGGACTTCTGGAGATTTCAGAGGTCACATGCCAGATTGGGTCCACACATATGAAAGAAATCCATCCTATTTTCCTGTACAttctaacacatttttaaattaaaacctgTAAGACAAGAACTGTATCTTCCTATCCTTTAGCCAATGCTCCATCTCACACAAATCTCAATAATAATTAACTAACCAGTTACTACGCTGGAGCCTAAAGCTAAGGACATGGTCACTTAATGATCATTTAATTACAGGAGGCCTTATCCTGCGGCTGCCTGAATCTACAGATAATACTGAATCCTATATACGCTACGATTTTTTCCCTGTCCATACATACTATGTTAacgtttaatttctaaattacacCAGTAAGAGGTTAACAATAGGTAACAATAAAGCAGGACACTTATCACAACATGCTGTAATAAAAATTGTGTGAATGTGGCCTCTCAAAACACCATGCTGGGCTGCACCCACCCTTCTGTATGACGAGTAAGATGGTCAGTGCCTACGTGATGAGACGAAGGAAGGTGTTCAGAATGGCGTGCAATCGAAAACctgtgaattgtttatttctggaattttccactaaTATTTTCACACACAGTTTGAGGGAAACTGAAATGGCAGAAAGCAAAGCTGCAGATAAGGTTCTTCTCTACCTTCACGTAAAAGCTTTATACTAGTATAAGACCTTACAGGACTACACATTCTAGCCCAGACTCCAGCCAATCATTTCCCAAATATACTCCTTTGCCAGCTAAAGAAAAAAGTCGAATAAACCTGGTGAACTGCGTTACTCCAGTTATACTCTCCCAGGTAGCACCAATGGTGCAGTAACAATGGGAAAGACGACATTATCATCATCCTTAAATGCTGAAAGGTACTTTAGAAATATCTCTCCTCCTGTAAAATAGAAACCACTGACATAccacctccactgccaccaccctgctCCCAGCCACCCAGGATTATCGCCATAGCCTCTGAACTACTCTCCCTCTTTCGGTTTCCCCGCCCCATCCCACCTCCAGCTGTAGTCCAATATCAACAGGGAACCTGAGTGATTCTGTTAAAATATGGCAGATGGAATTTTTCCTCCGCCAAACCCCCACCAATGGCTTTGCACCATATTCAGGATGAAAGCCAAAGTCCTTTCAGTATCTATAAGCCTTATGTGAATCTGCCCCTGACACCTTCTCTGTCCTCATCTCCTTCCtattctctcctcttcctgtttTCCTCACTGTTCCACCACTTCTGACCTCTGCTGCTGCCCAGACACTCTGGGTGCCACAGTGCCACTGAACCTGCCGTTCCTCCCCATGGATGCTCTTCCTGCTGTTACCGAGTTACTGCTTCACCTTCTCAGCGAGGCCTTGTCCCACCACACCGCCTGCAGCACATTATGACCTCCTAACATACTGTCCCACTAACCTACTCACTTCGTTTATTACCTGTCTCCAGTACTACAATAcaaactccttgagggcagaaatTTCTGTCCCGTGACCCCAATgtctggaacagtgcctggcacatgattagatgttcaataagtatttgttgacgAATGAATGAGCATAAGACTTGGAAGGCTAATCCTCATGGCaattattattctcattataAACAGATAAACTGCTACTACTGTTCATCCTTCAGTCTCTTTTGAGTTTGGTGAGCTCATCAGCCTCCAAAGACCGAACACTTCTAGTTTATCTCACCTTTAAAATGACAACCTGAACACCACTAAGTATGGACCTATTTTGAGCTGGATAAAGTACCTGTATTAATACAGCCTGAGACAGTTGGCATATGTTTCAGCTGTAAATTaagtcagggaaacaaaaaaaaactaaccaTGCTCAGTATAGgagaataaagagaaacaaagataGTTCAGAGATTAGCTGGCAAAAACGAGAATGAAGAGCCGAGGATGGAGGAGAAGGTGGTTGTCTCAAACAGGGTTAGAGCTTAAAGCTGCCCCAAGGAGGGGAAGttgataaaatggaataataaagaACCAAGTTCTAGAATACGTGAAACACTGGATAATAACACTATGAAATAGATTCTGGTAAACTGGCTCCCCAGAAGTAGCAAAgaagtgtgtgtttgtttttgtttcttttgaagaaaACTGCTAATGTCATTTCCTCAGAGAGGCTTTCCCTGTTCGCTCCATCTAAAATAGCGCCCCTTCCCTTCCATCTCCATTCCATACCTTGGCTGGTTTTATTCTTCTTCCTAACATTTATCGACCTTAAAACTAACATAATTACTCAGTTTCTATGAGGACAGGAACTTGGTCTTGCTCATTTAGAAGATGCACATAGTGGGCACCCAAGAAATTACTGGATGAAAAAATGGGAAACATTTCTTGCTGAAATTAAAAGATTCTTTATCCACAGGAAAAGCAAATAGACAGTAACAACAACAGCTCTCTTCCCCGGAAAACTGGAAAGTAATtagtttctgaaatattttaaagtgttctgATGTtctaaatttatctttaaattaaaataactgtttctgccctggctggtgtggtagtggattgagtgctggcctgtgaaccaaagggtcgctggttcaagccccagtcagggcacacacctgggttgcggccCAGTCCCCACTGGGGGAtaagagagaggcaaccacacattgatgtttctttccctctcttcctgccttcccctctgtctaaaagtaaacaaaatcttttaaataaatgaataaataagtaaataaaataattgtttctgAACCAAACAAGTTGTATAGAAAGTTGTTTATTAAAGATTAGTACAGATACTAAAATTACAGATGtattaatatcatttaaaatgttttataaatggtATTATAAGCTGCTGAACATCAAAAAAATTAACGTTTCTACTGGTGGCAGTTTTTACAAAGTGCTATGTGAACTACTTTGTATGTTGCGCCCCCTCCCCGCACCAAATCCTTTGTTGAATCCATAACCCCCCAGTGTACCCAGAGAAGGGGCTTTTGAGAGGTGATTAGGTTAAGATGAGGCCCTTATAATGGGATTAGTACCCTTGTAAGAAGAGACCCCAGAGATCTTGCTCCCCACTCACACCCTACCAACAAGCAAGCAAGAAGGCAGCCGTCTGCAAGTCAGGAACACAGAATGGGGTTGGCCAAGCCTTAATCTTAGATTTTCCAGCCTCCGGAATGATAGGAAATAAACGTCCactgtttaagtcacccagtctatggtattttggtatggcagcctgagcagactaatatACAAAGCAAGCAGAAACTCACTAATAGAAGAAAGGACATCTGAgtcaaatcaaagccacaatgtaTTAGGGCCACTGTCCCCCAAAACTTGTAAGCAGATACAGAAAGCTGAGGAAAAAGAATGTTAGATGggaagaagaatttaaaaaataaaaacaaatccactGTGCACAACTACATGAAAATACTATTCACTGATTTCACTTTTTGACTTAAGCAATTGCTCCTCTCTTGATGCTTTGTCTTATCACCTGCACGGACCGCTGAAATCTAAAGATTTGCAGGGATTCAGACAATAGTTCTTTTCTCCAGATTTTTCTGAATTTGATGTAAATACTTCCAAACAGACCAATTTCTTTGACCTGAAAGACACTGAAGCGGATGAGAGCATGAGGAGAAGGCAGCTGGGTCACACAAAGACCTTAGCACTGTGTTTTGCAGGAAGCACAGTGTCAAACCCCAGCCTGCTTTCCCGAACCCTGGAGACTTTAACTGCATGGTCAGCATCTCCATAGGGCTCTTGTGCTACTTTATTGTTCTAGTCCATTCACTTCCCATTTTCCTCAAATGTCCAACGCTTTCCACTCCCATTTCCCTCCGTTTCATTTTTGACTCTACTCACACCCTCCCTCTAAGCCATCAGCAAATCCTTTAGGCTCCTTCTTCAAAATACATCCAAAATTCAACCACTTCTCGCCACCTTTATTGCTACCAACCTGGCCAAAACCACCAGCATCTTTTTGTCTGAATTCCTGCTCCTGTCATGCTGCCTCCTCCTTTCTTGCTCCCCTACCTCCTTGGACCCTTCTCAAAAACATGCTCCTCTAGCTTTGGGATTTGTCTGCTTCTCTTTGGTTCTGATTTGTTCACTTGCATTCCAAATATAGAAAG
Encoded proteins:
- the PLA2G12A gene encoding group XIIA secretory phospholipase A2; its protein translation is MALLRCPALALLLLVLTAVLRCQEEAQPTDWRATLKTIRNGVHMIDTYLNAALDLLGGEDGLCQYKCSDGSKPFPRYGFKPSPPNGCGSPLFGVHLNIGIPSLTKCCNHHDRCYETCGKSKNDCDEDFQYCLSKICREVQKTLGLAQHVQACEAAVELLFDSVIHLGCKPYLDSQRAACWCRHEEKTDL